One window from the genome of Nocardioides panaciterrulae encodes:
- a CDS encoding NAD(P)/FAD-dependent oxidoreductase translates to MAGMQTEQDHATSRSGETRHQVVVIGSGFGGLFGTKALRRSDVDVTMVAKTTHHLFQPLLYQVATGILSEGEIAPPTREVLSGQDNAQVLLGEVSAIDLERRTVTSQVLGRETVSSYDSLIVAAGAGQSYFGNDQFAEFAPGMKSIDDALELRGRIFGAFELAELGAKRGDNVDHLLTFIVVGAGPTGVEMAGQIAELAHRTLKRDFRSINTRSARVVLVDAAPQVLPPFGQKLGAATKTELERLGVEVILGAMVTDVDERGIEMKFKDGRVERIDTVTKIWAAGVQASPLGRTLSEQTGAPLDRAGRISVNPDLTLPGHPEVFVVGDMISLDNLPGVAQVAIQGAKYAAEEIDRRLKGKPSQGPFKYFDKGSMAIISRFRAVAMVGKLRLTGVIAWLMWLAVHLFYITGFKNRITAVLHWFVSFLGRGRSERTTTEQQIFARTALARLKGGAADLVSEPGAYDAARSLLETTRRAELEAIAAEEARLTDQHERGIKVGRSAS, encoded by the coding sequence ATGGCAGGCATGCAGACCGAGCAGGACCACGCCACCTCGCGCAGCGGGGAAACCCGCCACCAGGTGGTGGTGATCGGCTCCGGGTTCGGGGGCCTCTTCGGCACCAAGGCGCTGCGGCGCTCCGACGTCGACGTGACCATGGTCGCGAAGACCACCCACCACCTGTTCCAGCCGCTGCTCTACCAGGTGGCCACCGGCATCCTCTCCGAGGGCGAGATCGCGCCGCCCACCCGGGAGGTGCTCAGCGGGCAGGACAACGCCCAGGTGCTGCTCGGCGAGGTCAGCGCCATCGACCTGGAGCGGCGCACGGTCACCTCGCAGGTGCTCGGCCGCGAGACGGTCTCGTCGTACGACTCCCTGATCGTGGCCGCCGGCGCGGGCCAGTCCTACTTCGGCAACGACCAGTTCGCCGAGTTCGCCCCCGGCATGAAGAGCATCGACGACGCGCTGGAGCTGCGCGGCCGGATCTTCGGTGCGTTCGAGCTCGCCGAGCTCGGCGCCAAGCGCGGCGACAACGTCGACCACCTGCTCACGTTCATCGTGGTCGGTGCCGGCCCCACCGGGGTGGAGATGGCCGGCCAGATCGCCGAGCTCGCCCACCGCACGCTCAAGCGCGACTTCCGCTCGATCAACACCCGCAGCGCGCGGGTGGTGCTGGTCGACGCCGCGCCGCAGGTGCTGCCGCCGTTCGGCCAGAAGCTCGGCGCCGCGACCAAGACCGAGCTGGAGCGGCTCGGCGTCGAGGTGATCCTCGGCGCGATGGTCACCGACGTCGACGAGCGCGGCATCGAGATGAAGTTCAAGGACGGCCGGGTCGAGCGCATCGACACCGTCACCAAGATCTGGGCCGCCGGCGTCCAGGCCAGCCCGCTGGGTCGGACGCTCTCGGAGCAGACCGGCGCGCCGCTGGACCGGGCCGGCCGGATCAGCGTCAACCCCGATCTCACGCTGCCCGGGCACCCCGAGGTGTTCGTGGTCGGCGACATGATCTCGCTGGACAACCTGCCTGGCGTCGCGCAGGTGGCCATCCAGGGCGCGAAGTACGCCGCGGAGGAGATCGACCGGCGGCTGAAGGGCAAGCCGTCGCAGGGCCCGTTCAAGTACTTCGACAAGGGCTCGATGGCGATCATCAGCCGCTTCCGGGCGGTCGCGATGGTCGGCAAGCTGCGGTTGACCGGCGTGATCGCCTGGCTGATGTGGCTGGCGGTCCACCTCTTCTACATCACCGGGTTCAAGAACCGGATCACCGCGGTGCTGCACTGGTTCGTCTCCTTCCTCGGCCGCGGCCGGTCCGAGCGGACCACCACCGAGCAGCAGATCTTCGCCCGCACCGCGCTCGCCCGGCTCAAGGGCGGCGCCGCCGACCTGGTCTCCGAGCCGGGGGCGTACGACGCGGCCCGGTCGCTGCTGGAGACCACCCGCCGCGCCGAGCTCGAGGCGATCGCCGCCGAGGAGGCGCGGCTCACCGACCAGCACGAGCGCGGCATCAAGGTCGGCCGCTCCGCCTCCTGA